The following are encoded together in the Holophagales bacterium genome:
- the narI gene encoding respiratory nitrate reductase subunit gamma, producing MLNVLLFAALPYVSVVLFLLVSIQRYRRDPFTFSSLSSQFLETKELFWGSVPFHFGILTLFFGHLVGFLFPRGMTLWNGVPIRLFLLESTALAAALLTLFGLGALIVRRAAAPRLRVVTSAADILVYVLLLFEIGTGLWVAITLRWGSAWYTQTVVPYLWSLVRFQPEIQLMVDLKLPAQIHVVGAWVLLGVFSFTRLVHALVAPVPYLWRPNQLVVWNRPRGAAKR from the coding sequence TTGCTTAACGTCCTGCTCTTCGCCGCGCTCCCTTACGTCTCGGTCGTCCTCTTCCTGCTGGTGTCGATCCAGAGGTACCGGCGGGACCCGTTCACGTTCAGCAGCCTCTCGTCGCAGTTCCTCGAGACGAAGGAGCTCTTCTGGGGGTCGGTCCCGTTCCATTTCGGGATACTGACGCTCTTCTTCGGCCACCTCGTGGGGTTCCTCTTCCCTCGAGGGATGACGCTCTGGAACGGCGTGCCGATCCGGCTCTTCCTCCTCGAGTCCACGGCGCTCGCGGCCGCGCTCCTGACGCTCTTCGGCCTCGGGGCGCTCATCGTGCGGCGCGCGGCGGCGCCCCGCCTGCGGGTGGTGACGTCGGCGGCCGACATCCTCGTCTACGTCCTCCTCCTGTTCGAGATCGGCACCGGTCTCTGGGTCGCGATCACGTTGCGGTGGGGGAGCGCGTGGTACACGCAGACCGTCGTCCCGTACCTCTGGTCCCTCGTCCGGTTCCAGCCCGAGATCCAGCTGATGGTCGACCTGAAGCTCCCGGCGCAGATACACGTCGTGGGCGCCTGGGTCCTCCTGGGGGTCTTCAGCTTCACGCGGCTCGTCCACGCCCTGGTCGCCCCCGTGCCGTACCTCTGGCGCCCGAACCAGCTCGTGGTCTGGAACCGGCCGCGGGGCGCCGCGAAGCGCTGA
- the narJ gene encoding nitrate reductase molybdenum cofactor assembly chaperone: protein MSGWLSSAAPGGAEERYSGLFDLSPVCTLHLGYHLFGESYQRGALLSGLVAEMRKAGVALGDGELSDYLPAVLRLLAALPPDEDRETLVDALLLPGLTRMTEALKDTDSPWADVLRALPSFLAPLGGGEPLPPPERVDDVDLEADALA from the coding sequence CTGTCGGGCTGGCTGTCGTCGGCGGCGCCGGGCGGGGCCGAGGAGCGCTACTCGGGGCTCTTCGACCTGTCGCCGGTCTGCACGCTCCACCTCGGGTATCACCTCTTCGGCGAGTCGTACCAGCGGGGCGCCCTCCTCTCGGGGCTCGTGGCCGAGATGCGGAAGGCGGGCGTGGCGCTCGGCGACGGCGAGCTGTCCGACTACCTGCCGGCCGTCCTCAGGCTCCTGGCCGCGCTGCCGCCAGATGAGGACCGGGAGACGCTCGTCGACGCGCTCCTCCTCCCGGGGCTCACGCGCATGACGGAGGCCCTGAAGGACACCGACAGCCCGTGGGCCGACGTCCTGCGGGCGCTGCCCTCCTTCCTCGCGCCGCTCGGCGGCGGCGAACCGCTTCCCCCGCCCGAGAGGGTCGACGACGTCGACCTGGAGGCTGACGCCCTTGCTTAA
- a CDS encoding cytochrome c3 family protein: MRPPSAPGRAARRALAAGLLVLVLAACEPTNRGYSPNQPVVYSHAVHAGALKIPCQYCHYGAERGRNAGIPPAAICMNCHAQVQKDHPEVVKVKKALSEGRAIEWVRVHRLPDFVFFDHSIHVTKGVACQTCHGAVETMGRVTQESALTMGWCLDCHRRSWPKAAERAAVAALNVPREEAFPPGTAPMTRANRLTDCAVCHH; the protein is encoded by the coding sequence ATGCGGCCGCCTAGCGCTCCCGGGCGAGCGGCGCGGCGCGCGCTGGCGGCGGGGCTCCTCGTTCTCGTCCTCGCCGCGTGCGAGCCGACGAACCGCGGCTACTCCCCGAACCAGCCCGTCGTCTACTCCCACGCGGTCCACGCCGGCGCCCTGAAGATCCCCTGCCAGTACTGCCACTACGGGGCCGAGCGTGGCCGCAACGCGGGGATCCCGCCCGCGGCGATCTGCATGAACTGCCACGCACAGGTGCAGAAGGACCACCCGGAGGTGGTCAAGGTGAAGAAGGCGCTCTCCGAGGGGCGGGCGATCGAGTGGGTCCGCGTCCACCGCCTTCCGGATTTCGTCTTCTTCGACCACTCGATCCACGTGACGAAGGGCGTCGCCTGCCAGACCTGCCACGGAGCGGTGGAGACGATGGGCCGGGTGACCCAGGAGAGCGCCCTCACCATGGGCTGGTGCCTCGACTGCCATCGTCGCAGCTGGCCGAAAGCCGCCGAGAGGGCGGCGGTCGCGGCGCTCAACGTGCCCCGGGAGGAGGCCTTTCCGCCCGGAACCGCGCCGATGACCCGGGCCAACCGGTTGACCGACTGCGCGGTCTGCCATCACTGA
- a CDS encoding cytochrome c, giving the protein MRPALLWILPPLLLSAPLSAQAPTSAAAPAAPSTVPAATTATAAAPAAPPQAQEQSPAEDLFARKCGSCHTVGKGVRVGPDLKDVAKRRSRAWLELFVKTPSALLDSDPDARNLLAEFKGVRMPDLGLSDAESRMLVDLVIRCSTEPCNLAGRFVAATTATPRDRAVGRELFLGLAPMKAGGAPCVSCHTVRGSKGLLGGGRLAKDLTNVFARLGDEGLDTALKSPAFPLMNKVYAVHPLEASEAFALRAFLYEANLGGEPARDDSWSVSLAGGIGSLAVLVALNVAWGRRLRGVRQPLTRRRENGKEHLS; this is encoded by the coding sequence GTGCGACCAGCTCTCCTCTGGATCCTGCCCCCTCTTCTCCTCTCCGCCCCCCTGTCGGCCCAGGCCCCGACCTCGGCTGCGGCGCCCGCCGCGCCGTCGACCGTCCCCGCCGCGACCACCGCGACGGCTGCGGCGCCCGCGGCACCACCTCAGGCGCAGGAGCAGTCTCCGGCCGAGGACCTCTTCGCCAGGAAGTGCGGCTCGTGCCACACCGTGGGCAAGGGGGTCCGCGTCGGGCCCGACCTGAAGGACGTCGCCAAGCGGCGGAGCCGGGCCTGGCTCGAGCTCTTCGTGAAGACGCCGAGCGCCCTCCTCGACAGCGACCCCGACGCGCGGAACCTGCTCGCCGAGTTCAAGGGCGTCAGGATGCCCGACCTCGGCCTCTCCGACGCGGAGTCCCGGATGCTCGTGGACCTCGTGATCCGCTGCTCGACGGAGCCGTGCAACCTCGCGGGCCGGTTCGTCGCCGCGACGACCGCCACGCCGCGCGACAGGGCGGTCGGCCGCGAGCTCTTCCTGGGGCTCGCCCCGATGAAGGCCGGGGGCGCTCCGTGCGTCTCGTGTCACACGGTGAGGGGGTCGAAGGGCCTTCTCGGCGGGGGACGCCTCGCGAAGGACCTCACGAACGTCTTCGCGCGCCTGGGAGACGAGGGTCTCGACACCGCCCTCAAGAGCCCCGCGTTCCCGCTCATGAACAAGGTCTACGCGGTCCATCCGCTCGAGGCGAGCGAGGCCTTCGCGCTCCGGGCGTTCCTCTACGAGGCGAACCTGGGCGGGGAGCCGGCCCGGGACGACTCGTGGAGCGTGTCCCTGGCGGGCGGTATCGGGTCGCTCGCCGTCCTCGTCGCCCTGAACGTCGCCTGGGGACGCCGGCTCCGCGGCGTGCGGCAGCCCCTCACGCGGCGTCGCGAGAACGGGAAGGAGCATCTCTCGTGA
- a CDS encoding nitrate reductase subunit alpha, producing MKWIKDLVSPKTRSWEEFYRNRWQHDKVVRSTHGVNCTGGCSWNIYVKEGIVTWEMQALDYPLLDRSLPPYEPRGCQRGISYSWYLYSPIRVKYPYVRGALLDLWAEAKKKHQDPVDAWASLQSDPEKRSRYQRARGKGGFRRAGLDECMEIIAAANVYTAKKYGPDRVVGFSPIPAMSQLSYAAGSRFLQLFGGVNLSFYDWYCDLPPASPEIWGEQTDVAESADWFNSKMIAVMGSNPNMTRTPDCHFLPEARHNGTKLVVLSPDFSQVSKYADQWIPLHAGQDGAFWMAVSHVILKEFHADRPTPAFQSYLKQYSDCPFLVELTPTARGYRAGRLVHAGQVAEYSAEENGEWKFLVLDTKTGLPKMPGGAVGHRWGEADGKWNLKLEDARTGEPIDPALSLLDRKGEVLQVEFEQYESENVVLRGVPSVTLATKDGKKVRVATIFDLLMARYGVSRGLAGEYPRDYDDADLTYTPAWQEKLTGIDRKTVVSFAREWASTAERTGGKCSIIIGAGINHWYHNNLMYRAGIVALILTGCVGKNGGGLNHYVGQEKLAPVAPWSYIAFARDWASPPRLQNAPSWHYMHCDQWRYEAEFTEYQPVPDEPSPTTIAKGHTADLQVKAVKNGWLPFFPQWNESSIEVVKKARAQGAKTEAEVVAHTVDRLKKGDLKFAVEDPDAPENWPRVWFIWRGNALMASAKGHEYFLKHYLGTHTNLIATEKAEGKVDDVTWRDAPEGKLDLVVDINFRMDTSALYSDIVLPAATWYEKADLNSTDMHSFIHPLSAAVPPAWESRSDWDMFRAIAGRTSELSIRHFPEPVEDLVMTSLQHDTNAEISQLDVKDWAKGECEPVPGRTMSPMKIVTRDYRRLHQRFVALGPAMRDGIGAHGVKLNVADQFDELVKTRVTETVDGRVLPSIREAEQAADAILHLAPETNGEIAWDGYRYLEKRTGLKLVDLAEGARAARTTYKELQAQPRRILNSPCWSGLVENGRAYSAFTTQVEKLLPWRTLTGRQHLYLDHQGYLDFGENLPVYKPVPRPAEYGDLRESIDDGLLLNYLTPHGKWHIHSTYSENHRMLTLSRGIEPLWVSDRDAEKIGIVDNDWVEIHNDHGVVCTRAVVSARIPAGICIQYHAPERTIGVPKSPLRGGRRAGGHNSLTRIRLKPVLMVGGYGQFTYHFNYWGPTGVNRDTSVRVRKLSKVEL from the coding sequence GTGAAGTGGATCAAGGACCTCGTCAGCCCGAAGACCCGTTCCTGGGAGGAGTTCTACCGGAACCGCTGGCAGCACGACAAGGTCGTGCGCTCCACGCACGGGGTGAACTGCACGGGCGGCTGCTCGTGGAACATCTACGTCAAGGAAGGGATCGTCACCTGGGAGATGCAGGCCCTCGACTATCCCCTCCTCGACCGCTCGCTCCCTCCGTACGAGCCGCGGGGCTGCCAGCGCGGGATCTCCTACTCCTGGTACCTCTACTCGCCCATCCGGGTGAAGTACCCCTACGTCCGCGGCGCGCTCCTCGACCTCTGGGCCGAGGCGAAGAAGAAGCACCAGGATCCGGTCGACGCGTGGGCATCCCTCCAGTCCGACCCGGAAAAGCGGAGCCGCTACCAGCGGGCGCGCGGCAAGGGGGGCTTCCGGCGCGCCGGGCTCGACGAGTGCATGGAGATCATCGCGGCGGCGAACGTCTACACCGCGAAGAAGTACGGTCCCGACCGCGTCGTCGGCTTCTCCCCGATCCCCGCGATGTCCCAGCTCTCCTACGCGGCGGGGTCCCGCTTCCTCCAGCTCTTCGGCGGCGTGAACCTCTCCTTCTACGACTGGTACTGCGACCTGCCCCCGGCCTCGCCCGAGATCTGGGGCGAGCAGACCGACGTGGCCGAGAGCGCGGACTGGTTCAACTCCAAGATGATCGCCGTCATGGGGTCCAACCCGAACATGACGCGGACCCCGGACTGCCATTTCCTCCCCGAGGCGCGCCACAACGGGACGAAGCTCGTGGTCCTGTCGCCCGACTTCTCGCAGGTCTCCAAGTACGCCGACCAGTGGATCCCGCTCCACGCGGGGCAGGACGGCGCGTTCTGGATGGCCGTGAGCCACGTCATCCTGAAGGAGTTCCACGCCGACCGCCCGACCCCGGCGTTCCAGTCGTACCTGAAGCAGTACAGCGACTGTCCGTTCCTCGTGGAGCTGACGCCGACGGCCCGGGGCTACCGGGCGGGGCGGCTCGTCCACGCCGGCCAGGTCGCGGAGTACTCCGCCGAGGAGAACGGGGAGTGGAAGTTCCTCGTCCTCGACACGAAGACCGGCCTTCCGAAGATGCCGGGCGGAGCGGTCGGGCACCGCTGGGGCGAGGCCGACGGGAAGTGGAACCTGAAGCTGGAGGACGCCAGGACGGGTGAGCCGATCGACCCGGCGCTCTCGCTCCTCGACCGGAAAGGCGAGGTCCTCCAGGTCGAGTTCGAGCAGTACGAGTCCGAGAACGTCGTCCTTCGCGGCGTCCCGTCCGTCACGCTCGCGACGAAGGACGGAAAGAAGGTCCGGGTCGCGACGATCTTCGACCTCCTGATGGCCCGGTACGGGGTCAGCCGCGGGCTGGCGGGCGAATACCCCCGGGACTACGACGACGCCGACCTCACGTACACGCCCGCCTGGCAGGAGAAGCTGACCGGGATCGACCGGAAGACCGTCGTCAGCTTCGCGCGCGAGTGGGCGAGCACGGCGGAGCGAACGGGCGGGAAGTGCTCGATCATCATCGGGGCCGGGATCAACCACTGGTACCACAACAACCTGATGTACCGGGCGGGTATCGTGGCGCTGATCCTGACCGGCTGCGTCGGAAAGAACGGCGGCGGCCTGAACCACTACGTGGGGCAGGAGAAGCTGGCGCCGGTCGCGCCGTGGTCCTACATCGCCTTCGCGCGGGACTGGGCGAGCCCGCCCCGCCTTCAGAACGCACCCTCGTGGCACTACATGCACTGCGACCAGTGGCGCTACGAGGCGGAGTTCACCGAGTACCAGCCGGTCCCCGACGAGCCGTCCCCGACCACCATCGCCAAGGGCCACACCGCCGACCTCCAGGTGAAGGCCGTGAAGAACGGCTGGCTCCCGTTCTTTCCGCAGTGGAACGAGAGCTCGATCGAGGTGGTGAAGAAGGCGCGCGCCCAGGGGGCCAAAACGGAGGCCGAGGTCGTCGCGCACACCGTCGACCGCCTGAAGAAGGGCGACCTGAAGTTCGCCGTCGAGGACCCGGACGCCCCGGAGAACTGGCCGCGCGTCTGGTTCATCTGGCGCGGCAACGCGCTGATGGCGAGCGCGAAGGGGCACGAGTACTTCCTCAAGCACTACCTCGGCACGCACACGAACCTCATCGCCACCGAGAAGGCCGAGGGGAAGGTGGACGACGTGACGTGGCGCGACGCGCCCGAGGGGAAGCTCGACCTCGTCGTCGACATCAACTTCCGGATGGACACCTCGGCGCTCTACTCCGACATCGTCCTGCCGGCCGCGACCTGGTACGAGAAGGCCGACCTCAACTCCACCGACATGCACTCGTTCATCCACCCGCTCTCGGCGGCGGTGCCGCCGGCGTGGGAGTCGCGCTCGGACTGGGACATGTTCCGCGCCATCGCGGGCCGGACGTCCGAGCTCTCGATCCGGCATTTCCCGGAGCCGGTCGAGGACCTCGTGATGACCTCGCTCCAGCACGACACGAACGCCGAGATCTCGCAGCTCGACGTGAAGGACTGGGCGAAGGGGGAGTGCGAGCCGGTCCCCGGCAGGACGATGTCGCCGATGAAGATCGTCACCCGGGACTACCGGAGGCTCCACCAGCGCTTCGTCGCGCTCGGCCCGGCCATGAGGGACGGCATCGGCGCCCACGGCGTGAAGCTGAACGTGGCCGACCAGTTCGACGAGCTGGTGAAAACGCGGGTCACCGAGACGGTGGACGGCCGGGTCCTGCCGTCGATCCGGGAAGCGGAGCAGGCGGCGGACGCGATCCTCCACCTGGCCCCCGAGACGAACGGCGAGATCGCCTGGGACGGCTACAGGTACCTCGAGAAGAGGACGGGCCTGAAGCTGGTCGACCTCGCCGAAGGGGCGCGGGCGGCGCGGACGACGTACAAGGAGCTGCAGGCGCAGCCGCGCCGCATCCTGAACAGCCCGTGCTGGTCCGGGCTCGTCGAGAACGGGCGCGCCTACTCGGCCTTCACGACGCAGGTCGAGAAGCTCCTGCCGTGGCGGACGCTCACCGGACGGCAGCACCTCTACCTCGACCACCAGGGGTACCTGGACTTCGGCGAGAACCTGCCCGTCTACAAGCCGGTGCCGCGCCCGGCCGAGTACGGCGACCTGAGGGAGAGCATCGACGACGGGCTCCTCCTGAACTACCTGACGCCGCACGGCAAGTGGCACATCCACTCGACCTACTCCGAGAACCACCGGATGCTGACGCTGTCGCGCGGCATCGAGCCGCTCTGGGTGAGCGACCGGGACGCCGAGAAGATCGGGATCGTCGACAACGACTGGGTCGAGATCCACAACGACCACGGCGTGGTCTGCACGCGGGCGGTGGTCTCCGCCCGCATTCCGGCCGGCATCTGCATCCAGTACCACGCGCCCGAGCGGACGATCGGGGTGCCGAAGTCGCCGCTGCGCGGCGGACGCCGGGCGGGGGGGCACAACAGCCTGACGCGCATCCGGCTGAAGCCCGTCCTCATGGTGGGCGGCTACGGGCAGTTCACCTACCACTTCAACTACTGGGGCCCCACGGGTGTGAACCGCGACACCTCGGTCCGAGTCCGGAAGCTGTCCAAGGTCGAGCTGTAG
- a CDS encoding sigma-54-dependent Fis family transcriptional regulator yields the protein MNEPTGRLLIVEDERAQRDALVQYLSRRGHHVVGVATGEEALERLAVESFGLLVTDLRLPGVDGLTVVRRARELDEEMGVLLTTAFASVESAVEALRLGAHDYLLKPLILEEVARKVANLLAHGELVRENGRLRRMLNERDSETEIVAVSAAMQEVLGWVRRAAGSRATVLVSGETGTGKEVVSRSIHQLGAGRDEPFLAVNLAALPDTLVESELFGHERGAFTGAERRREGLLRAAGRGTVFLDEIGELSLAAQAKLLRALEAREVQPLGSDRTAPFEARLIVATHRRLADLVETHEFREDLYYRLAVLEIHVPPLRERREDVPGLVQRLLQRNAQRSGIPVPIVTAGAMRALCQYLWRGNVRELANVLDRALILADDGRIDVEQIPSDVRSAGGPDLDLTQAIDRFERGYIAMALRLSGGNREKAAEDLGISPATLYRRLERFGLKGGETGRNRS from the coding sequence GTGAACGAGCCCACGGGACGCCTCCTGATCGTGGAGGACGAGCGGGCCCAGCGCGACGCCCTCGTGCAGTACCTCTCGCGCCGGGGGCATCACGTCGTCGGGGTCGCGACGGGGGAGGAGGCCCTCGAGCGCCTGGCGGTCGAGAGCTTCGGCCTCCTCGTCACCGACCTTCGTCTTCCCGGCGTGGACGGGCTCACCGTGGTCCGGCGGGCCCGGGAGCTGGACGAGGAGATGGGCGTCCTGCTGACGACGGCCTTCGCGTCCGTCGAGTCGGCCGTCGAGGCGCTCCGGCTCGGCGCGCACGACTACCTCCTGAAGCCGCTCATCCTCGAGGAGGTGGCGCGCAAGGTGGCGAACCTCCTGGCCCACGGAGAGCTCGTGCGGGAGAACGGGCGCCTGCGCCGGATGCTGAACGAGCGGGACTCGGAGACCGAGATCGTCGCCGTGTCGGCCGCGATGCAGGAGGTCCTGGGCTGGGTCCGCCGCGCCGCCGGCTCGCGGGCGACGGTCCTCGTGAGCGGGGAGACCGGTACCGGCAAGGAGGTCGTCTCGCGGTCGATCCACCAGCTCGGCGCCGGGCGCGACGAGCCGTTCCTCGCCGTCAATCTCGCGGCTCTGCCGGACACGCTGGTCGAGAGCGAGCTCTTCGGGCACGAGCGCGGAGCTTTCACCGGGGCCGAACGCCGGCGGGAGGGGCTCCTGCGGGCCGCGGGACGCGGAACGGTCTTCCTCGACGAGATCGGCGAGCTGTCCCTGGCGGCGCAGGCCAAGCTCCTGCGCGCGCTCGAGGCGCGGGAAGTGCAGCCGCTCGGGAGCGACCGCACCGCGCCGTTCGAAGCCCGCCTCATCGTCGCGACCCATCGCCGCCTCGCGGACCTCGTCGAGACGCACGAGTTCCGGGAAGACCTCTACTACCGCCTCGCCGTGCTCGAGATTCACGTCCCGCCGCTCCGGGAAAGGCGCGAGGACGTGCCGGGACTCGTTCAGCGGCTGCTCCAGCGCAACGCGCAACGGAGCGGCATCCCCGTCCCGATCGTGACGGCCGGCGCGATGCGGGCGCTTTGCCAGTACCTCTGGCGGGGGAACGTGCGCGAGCTCGCGAACGTGCTCGACCGCGCCCTGATCCTCGCCGACGACGGCCGAATCGACGTCGAGCAGATTCCGTCCGACGTCCGGAGCGCCGGGGGGCCGGACCTCGACCTGACGCAGGCGATCGATCGGTTCGAGCGGGGCTACATCGCGATGGCGCTGCGCCTGTCGGGAGGGAACCGCGAGAAGGCCGCCGAGGACCTCGGCATCTCGCCGGCGACGCTCTACCGCCGGCTCGAGCGGTTCGGGCTCAAGGGGGGCGAGACGGGCCGGAACCGCTCCTGA
- a CDS encoding tellurite resistance/C4-dicarboxylate transporter family protein — protein MTSLERLHPAYFGMVMATGIVSVACKLLGLGLLADVLLAVNVVTYVVLWALTVARVARYPRRVLEDLVDHQRGVGFFTMVAGSSVLGVQCVLVREELTGAVALLLLAVVLWVVLTYGVFAAYTVKDVKPTLADGISGGWLVAVVATESISNLGGLVASRLPGPHDTLLFFSLVFWLCGGMLYIWMISLIFYRYTFFRFAPSDLMPPYWVNMGAMAISALAGTTLIANVPRSALLGQMRPFLLGFTALFWATATWWIPMLVILAVWRHVYRRFEMTYDPLYWGAVFPLGMYSVSTLRLAQVLELPFLLFLPRVFLFVALVAWSATFVGLLRHLSRSGRTSAHAAA, from the coding sequence ATGACCAGCCTGGAGCGGCTCCACCCGGCCTACTTCGGCATGGTGATGGCCACCGGCATCGTGTCGGTGGCGTGCAAGCTGCTGGGCCTCGGCCTCCTGGCGGACGTCCTTCTCGCGGTCAACGTCGTGACCTACGTCGTCCTCTGGGCACTCACGGTCGCGCGGGTCGCGCGCTATCCGAGACGCGTCCTCGAGGACCTCGTCGACCACCAGCGCGGGGTGGGCTTCTTCACGATGGTCGCGGGGTCGAGCGTCCTCGGCGTCCAGTGCGTCCTCGTGCGCGAGGAGCTCACGGGGGCCGTCGCGCTGCTCCTCCTGGCGGTCGTCCTCTGGGTCGTGCTGACGTACGGGGTCTTCGCCGCCTACACCGTGAAGGACGTGAAGCCGACCCTGGCGGACGGGATCAGCGGCGGCTGGCTCGTGGCCGTCGTGGCCACGGAGTCGATCTCGAACCTGGGAGGGCTCGTGGCGAGCCGCCTCCCCGGGCCGCACGACACCCTCCTCTTCTTCAGCCTCGTCTTCTGGCTCTGCGGCGGAATGCTCTACATCTGGATGATCTCGCTCATCTTCTACCGGTACACGTTCTTCCGCTTCGCGCCGTCCGACCTGATGCCCCCCTACTGGGTCAACATGGGAGCGATGGCGATCTCCGCGCTCGCGGGGACGACCCTGATCGCCAACGTGCCCCGGTCGGCCCTCCTCGGGCAGATGCGGCCCTTCCTACTCGGCTTCACCGCGCTGTTCTGGGCGACCGCCACGTGGTGGATCCCGATGCTCGTGATCCTCGCCGTCTGGAGGCACGTCTACCGGAGGTTCGAGATGACCTACGACCCGCTCTACTGGGGAGCGGTCTTCCCGCTCGGCATGTACAGCGTGAGCACGCTCCGGCTGGCTCAGGTCCTGGAGCTGCCCTTCCTCCTCTTCCTGCCGCGCGTCTTCCTGTTCGTGGCGCTCGTCGCCTGGAGCGCGACGTTCGTCGGGCTCCTGAGGCACCTCTCCCGCTCCGGAAGGACGAGCGCCCATGCGGCCGCCTAG
- a CDS encoding NarK/NasA family nitrate transporter — translation MSGRAKAWTVLTMNTLAFTVCFAVWMMNGVLVTFLVDNKAFAFDKAEMGWLIGLPVLTGSLLRLPAGILTDRFGGRVVFTAVLLVSAVAAFLTSFANGFWSFAAGGLGFGIAGSSFAVGVAYTATWFPKEQQGTALGIFGMGNVGAALTSMTAPFVLQALTGKGAHVESWRALPRIFAAALLVTAVVFWLFTYTREGLPSASKSLAQRLEPLKVMRVWRFGLYYLLVFGGFVALAQWLIPYYVNAYSVSVSAAGVLAAAFSLPSGLFRAVGGWLSDRYGARRVMYWVLGGCCTCCVLLAVPRMDVFAPGEGIMAVSAGRVDEVTPRGIVVAGRTYPLAVRPDRTVDDRDVMVWPAWNSWHEPAVKPGEAVVRKQLLARGVTHVYFQANRNIFTGLALLLAMFMGIGMAAVYKYIPTYFPADVGVVGGLVGVIGGLGGFVFPIVFGTLVGASGIWTTCWILLFGLSVTCLVWMHRVVTGMMSDSLPRFSREMEQPAIAKEVEQLAREMEGLAKRLRRREPGDA, via the coding sequence ATGAGCGGGCGCGCGAAGGCCTGGACGGTTCTGACGATGAACACGCTGGCGTTCACCGTCTGCTTCGCCGTCTGGATGATGAACGGCGTCCTCGTCACGTTCCTCGTCGACAACAAGGCCTTCGCCTTCGACAAGGCGGAGATGGGATGGCTGATCGGGCTCCCCGTCCTGACGGGGTCCCTCCTGCGGCTCCCCGCCGGAATCCTGACCGACCGCTTCGGGGGGCGCGTCGTCTTCACGGCCGTGCTGCTCGTCTCGGCCGTGGCCGCGTTCCTCACGAGCTTCGCGAACGGCTTCTGGAGCTTCGCCGCCGGCGGTCTCGGCTTCGGCATCGCGGGGAGCTCCTTCGCGGTCGGCGTCGCGTACACGGCCACGTGGTTCCCGAAGGAGCAGCAGGGGACGGCGCTCGGCATCTTCGGGATGGGGAACGTCGGCGCCGCCCTGACGAGCATGACGGCTCCGTTCGTGCTGCAGGCCTTGACGGGGAAGGGGGCGCACGTGGAGAGCTGGCGGGCGCTCCCCCGGATCTTCGCCGCGGCCCTCCTCGTGACGGCCGTCGTCTTCTGGCTCTTCACGTACACCCGCGAGGGCCTGCCGTCGGCCTCGAAGAGCCTCGCCCAGCGGCTCGAGCCGCTGAAGGTGATGCGGGTGTGGCGTTTCGGGCTCTACTACCTCCTCGTCTTCGGCGGGTTCGTCGCGCTCGCGCAGTGGCTGATCCCCTACTACGTGAACGCCTATTCGGTCTCGGTGTCGGCGGCCGGCGTCCTCGCCGCGGCCTTCAGCCTCCCGTCGGGCCTCTTCCGCGCCGTCGGCGGCTGGCTCTCGGACCGCTACGGGGCCCGGCGGGTCATGTACTGGGTGCTCGGCGGCTGCTGTACCTGCTGCGTCCTGCTCGCCGTGCCGCGCATGGACGTCTTCGCGCCCGGCGAGGGGATCATGGCCGTGTCGGCCGGTCGCGTGGACGAGGTCACCCCTCGAGGCATCGTCGTGGCCGGCAGGACGTACCCGCTCGCGGTGCGTCCGGATCGGACCGTCGACGACCGCGACGTCATGGTCTGGCCGGCCTGGAACTCCTGGCACGAGCCGGCGGTGAAGCCCGGGGAGGCCGTCGTCAGGAAGCAGCTCCTGGCCCGCGGCGTCACGCACGTCTACTTCCAGGCCAACCGGAACATCTTCACCGGGCTGGCTCTCCTGCTCGCGATGTTCATGGGGATCGGGATGGCCGCCGTCTACAAGTACATCCCGACCTACTTCCCGGCGGACGTCGGCGTCGTGGGGGGGCTGGTGGGGGTGATCGGCGGCCTGGGGGGCTTCGTCTTCCCGATCGTCTTCGGCACCCTCGTGGGGGCCTCGGGCATCTGGACGACCTGCTGGATCCTCCTCTTCGGCCTGTCGGTCACGTGCCTCGTTTGGATGCACCGGGTCGTGACGGGGATGATGTCCGACAGCCTCCCGCGGTTCTCGCGCGAGATGGAGCAGCCCGCCATCGCGAAAGAGGTCGAGCAGCTCGCCCGGGAGATGGAAGGCCTGGCGAAGCGGCTGCGCCGGCGGGAGCCGGGGGACGCATGA